The following proteins come from a genomic window of Sinorhizobium fredii NGR234:
- a CDS encoding ABC transporter permease encodes MSSSQSLLELLSPYPPGWGGVLLAGALSTVLISLGAYLVGIAIGLAGAIGKLKGNRPVRFVLDLYTTAIRAIPELILIIGLYYAGTDGLNRILAVLGLPAVEINGFVAAVAVLGIVQGAYMTEVFRGAILAIPVGQIEAAAAFGMRPSLRFRRIVLPALMPNALPGLANLWMCVTKDSALIAVVGYQELALATRIAAGNTKHYFLFFLASAALYLAITLISNVVFSALETRFRRGQPKTA; translated from the coding sequence ATGTCGTCCAGCCAATCACTCCTGGAGCTGCTCTCCCCCTACCCGCCGGGCTGGGGAGGCGTGCTGCTTGCCGGGGCGCTTTCGACCGTGCTGATTTCGCTCGGCGCCTATCTCGTCGGCATCGCCATCGGCCTTGCCGGCGCGATCGGCAAGCTGAAGGGCAATCGCCCGGTCCGGTTCGTCCTCGATCTTTATACCACGGCCATTCGCGCCATCCCGGAGCTGATCCTGATCATCGGCCTCTACTACGCGGGGACCGACGGGCTGAACCGCATCCTTGCAGTGCTCGGCCTTCCAGCCGTCGAGATCAACGGATTTGTTGCAGCCGTCGCGGTGCTCGGCATCGTTCAGGGTGCCTATATGACCGAGGTGTTTCGCGGCGCGATCCTCGCCATCCCGGTCGGGCAGATCGAAGCGGCCGCCGCCTTCGGCATGCGGCCTTCGCTCCGGTTCCGCCGCATCGTGCTGCCGGCGCTGATGCCGAATGCGCTGCCGGGCCTTGCCAATCTCTGGATGTGCGTCACCAAGGACAGCGCGCTGATCGCCGTCGTCGGCTATCAGGAGCTGGCGCTCGCGACCCGGATCGCCGCCGGCAACACAAAGCACTATTTCCTGTTTTTCCTCGCCTCTGCCGCGCTCTACCTCGCCATTACGCTCATCTCCAACGTCGTTTTCTCGGCGCTCGAAACCCGCTTTCGGCGCGGTCAGCCGAAGACCGCATAG
- a CDS encoding ABC transporter permease, with protein sequence MDFSWIFSYWPLLAAGAVQTVLLLVISVGCGFILAIGLALAQVVGPRWLKLFARGYCTCLRGTPLLIQLWLLYYGVGSLLPMIPGLRASFLWPILREGFFFAAVSFTLNYAAYEAEVLRGALLAVPKGELEAGRSFGMSSSTLFRRIWLPRAIRIALPTIAGEVVLQLKATPLAFTVTVMDLYAVAYKVRQDTLLVYEPLMVVTVFYVCLTLIITRAFKIVEAQVPVRR encoded by the coding sequence TTGGATTTTTCGTGGATCTTCTCCTATTGGCCGCTGCTTGCCGCGGGCGCCGTGCAGACCGTGCTGCTGCTGGTGATTTCGGTCGGCTGCGGCTTCATTCTGGCGATCGGCCTTGCCCTGGCGCAGGTGGTCGGGCCGCGCTGGCTGAAACTCTTCGCACGCGGCTACTGCACCTGCCTGCGCGGAACGCCGCTGCTGATCCAGCTCTGGCTGCTCTACTACGGCGTCGGCTCGCTGCTGCCGATGATCCCGGGGCTGCGTGCGAGTTTCCTCTGGCCGATCCTGCGCGAAGGCTTCTTCTTTGCAGCCGTGAGCTTCACCCTCAACTATGCGGCTTACGAGGCCGAGGTGCTGCGCGGCGCGCTTCTCGCCGTTCCGAAGGGCGAACTCGAGGCGGGCCGCTCGTTCGGTATGTCGTCCTCGACGCTCTTCAGGCGAATCTGGTTGCCGCGCGCCATCCGCATCGCCTTGCCGACGATCGCCGGGGAGGTCGTGCTGCAATTGAAGGCGACACCTCTCGCCTTCACGGTGACCGTGATGGACCTCTATGCCGTCGCCTACAAGGTGAGACAGGACACGCTGCTGGTCTACGAACCGCTGATGGTCGTCACCGTCTTCTATGTCTGCCTGACCCTCATCATCACCCGCGCCTTCAAGATCGTCGAAGCGCAGGTTCCGGTGCGGCGCTAG
- a CDS encoding ABC transporter ATP-binding protein — translation MTRTAAALQVEDVHKRFGHHHVLKGVSLSAKKGDVISLIGSSGSGKSTFLRCINFLEIADRGRFVINGEEIRMKPGREGRAHPANWRQIERIRTGLAMVFQSFNLWAHMTVLENVTEAPIHVLGTSRKEATEQAEALLSKVGLYDKRHAYPAFLSGGQQQRASIARALCVDPGVMLFDEPTSALDPELVGEVLKVIRELAEEGRTMLIVTHEMKFARDVSSRVMFLDQGRVEEEGPPAQVFGAPLSARCRAFTGSLSH, via the coding sequence ATGACGCGAACGGCCGCCGCCTTGCAGGTGGAAGACGTCCATAAGCGTTTTGGACATCACCATGTGCTGAAGGGCGTCTCGCTGTCAGCGAAAAAGGGCGACGTCATTTCGCTGATCGGCTCGTCGGGCTCCGGAAAGAGCACCTTCCTCCGCTGCATCAACTTTCTCGAGATTGCCGACCGTGGCCGGTTCGTCATCAACGGCGAAGAAATCCGGATGAAGCCGGGCCGTGAGGGGCGCGCTCATCCAGCCAACTGGCGGCAGATCGAACGGATCCGGACCGGCCTCGCCATGGTGTTCCAGAGCTTCAACCTCTGGGCCCATATGACCGTGCTCGAGAATGTCACAGAGGCGCCGATTCACGTCCTGGGAACGAGCCGCAAGGAAGCGACCGAGCAGGCCGAGGCCCTGCTTTCCAAGGTCGGTCTTTACGACAAGCGGCACGCCTATCCGGCATTCCTGTCGGGTGGCCAGCAGCAGCGCGCCTCGATCGCCCGTGCGCTCTGCGTCGATCCGGGCGTGATGTTGTTCGACGAACCCACCTCGGCGCTCGATCCCGAGCTTGTCGGCGAGGTGCTGAAAGTCATCCGCGAACTGGCCGAAGAAGGGCGCACCATGCTCATCGTCACGCACGAGATGAAATTCGCCCGCGACGTTTCCAGCCGCGTGATGTTCCTCGATCAGGGGCGCGTCGAGGAAGAAGGCCCGCCCGCCCAGGTCTTCGGTGCGCCGCTCAGCGCGCGCTGCCGCGCGTTCACCGGTAGTCTCAGCCATTGA
- a CDS encoding trans-sulfuration enzyme family protein yields MPSKLAGPLAKAESRSPTMARPHTAGHPSLAWETLALDGGLTIDPATKAIAPNISMSVNNLLVPGDGAFSADGVEDLTALPFLYARWTNPTVRQLELRMAALEGADDALATATGVAAIAATFLTCLKRGDHLIISDVCYAGANELARRMLPDYGIEVTAVNMSRLDEVAAAFRPNTRLVHCESPCNPILRLTDLSAVAALAHRHGALVSVDSTLATPVATRPLALGVDLVIHSLTKFINGHGDALGGIVCGRKELVEKIRSRAGVYLGASLSAQNAWLIMRGIDTLFPRLKAMSDSAMRIAHFLRDHPGVRSVTYPGLETHPQHALARRQMRIFGGIVTFQTDDPQKIALRLAERLRVVHYAFSLGHQRSIVVLLDTKEMMNSTYGLEGPQLDDYRAFAGDGVFRLSVGLESVDDIIADLDRALR; encoded by the coding sequence ATGCCCTCGAAACTGGCAGGCCCCCTGGCCAAAGCCGAGAGCCGCAGCCCGACGATGGCCCGGCCGCACACTGCCGGCCACCCGAGCCTTGCATGGGAAACCCTGGCGCTCGACGGCGGCCTGACGATCGATCCTGCGACGAAGGCGATCGCCCCCAATATATCGATGTCGGTCAACAACCTGCTGGTCCCCGGCGACGGCGCCTTTTCGGCCGACGGCGTCGAGGATCTGACAGCGCTGCCCTTCCTCTACGCGCGCTGGACCAATCCGACGGTGCGGCAGCTCGAGCTGCGAATGGCCGCGCTCGAAGGCGCCGACGATGCGCTGGCGACCGCGACCGGCGTCGCCGCGATCGCCGCCACCTTCCTGACCTGCCTGAAAAGGGGCGATCACCTGATCATCAGCGATGTCTGCTACGCGGGCGCCAACGAGCTGGCGCGGCGGATGTTGCCCGACTACGGCATCGAGGTGACCGCGGTGAACATGTCGCGCCTCGACGAGGTCGCCGCGGCGTTCCGGCCCAACACGCGGCTCGTCCATTGCGAAAGCCCCTGCAACCCGATCCTGCGGTTGACCGATCTTTCGGCGGTAGCGGCGCTCGCACATCGGCACGGGGCATTGGTTTCGGTCGATTCCACTCTGGCAACGCCGGTTGCGACCCGGCCACTTGCGCTCGGCGTCGACCTCGTCATTCACTCCCTGACGAAGTTCATCAATGGCCACGGCGATGCGCTTGGCGGGATCGTTTGCGGCCGCAAGGAACTCGTCGAGAAGATCCGATCGCGCGCCGGCGTCTATCTCGGCGCTTCGCTCTCGGCCCAGAATGCCTGGCTTATCATGCGCGGCATCGATACGCTCTTCCCGCGGCTCAAGGCGATGTCCGATTCGGCAATGCGGATTGCCCATTTCCTCCGCGATCATCCGGGCGTCAGATCGGTCACCTACCCCGGTCTGGAGACGCATCCCCAGCATGCGCTGGCAAGACGTCAGATGCGCATCTTCGGCGGTATAGTCACGTTCCAGACGGACGACCCGCAGAAAATCGCGCTCCGGCTCGCCGAACGGCTGCGCGTCGTGCACTACGCCTTCTCGCTCGGCCACCAGCGCAGCATCGTCGTGCTTCTCGATACGAAGGAAATGATGAACTCGACCTATGGGCTGGAAGGCCCGCAGCTCGATGACTATCGCGCCTTCGCCGGCGACGGCGTCTTCCGGCTTTCCGTCGGCCTCGAGTCGGTCGACGACATCATCGCCGATCTGGATCGGGCGCTCCGATGA
- a CDS encoding transporter substrate-binding domain-containing protein, whose protein sequence is MKLMSILMAGVALSLASAASAEVRFGVMNEAYPPFFTKDPSGKWVGWEIELMDAVCAEMKETCSIVDMSWDGLIPGLEAKKFDVIWSSMSITDERKKTIDFTDKYYNTPSKLIGAKDGKAGAAPDDVADKTIGIQVSTIQSEYYKKYFADKASEQSYATLDEAFQDLAAGRIDYVFGDAIPLAEFLKSDFGKDCCEDKGNVKDDPAILGTGIGGGLRKDDAALRDKLNAAIAAVRASGKYAEISKKYFDFDPYGE, encoded by the coding sequence ATGAAGTTGATGTCCATCCTGATGGCCGGCGTGGCCCTCTCGCTTGCGAGCGCTGCCAGTGCGGAAGTGCGCTTCGGCGTCATGAACGAGGCCTACCCGCCCTTCTTCACGAAGGACCCGTCCGGCAAGTGGGTCGGTTGGGAAATCGAGCTGATGGATGCGGTCTGCGCGGAGATGAAGGAGACCTGCTCGATCGTCGACATGTCCTGGGACGGCCTGATCCCCGGTCTCGAGGCGAAGAAGTTCGACGTCATCTGGTCGTCGATGTCGATCACCGACGAACGCAAGAAGACGATCGACTTCACCGACAAATACTACAACACCCCGAGCAAGCTGATCGGCGCCAAGGACGGCAAGGCGGGAGCAGCCCCCGACGATGTCGCCGACAAGACCATCGGCATCCAGGTCTCGACGATCCAGTCCGAATATTACAAGAAGTATTTCGCCGACAAGGCATCGGAACAGAGCTATGCGACGCTCGACGAGGCCTTCCAGGACCTCGCCGCCGGGCGGATCGACTACGTCTTCGGCGATGCAATTCCGCTGGCGGAATTCCTCAAGTCGGACTTCGGCAAGGATTGCTGCGAAGACAAGGGCAACGTCAAGGACGATCCGGCAATCCTCGGAACCGGCATCGGCGGCGGGCTGCGCAAGGACGACGCCGCACTGCGCGACAAGCTCAATGCGGCGATCGCCGCCGTCAGGGCCAGCGGCAAATATGCCGAGATCTCCAAGAAATACTTCGACTTCGATCCCTATGGCGAGTGA